The Aminipila terrae nucleotide sequence CGCAGATTGCCCGATTGCCCTGGCAGCAGCTTGTGCCCCAGGATTTTCTTCCGCCTCCCGGGCGGCCCCATGACACTGGAGAATTGCAGCTTTTGCCAGAGGAAATTTTATTTCTCCCGCTAACCACTTACGAGCTGCGCTTATTGCATTTTGTGGACGCATGTCATCCGGATAGTACTTGCGGAACATAGGCACTAAAATTTGCTCTGCATAATCTAGTACCCAGGTTGCAAGAGTCACCTTACTTTGTGTTTCAGTTATTTTTACAATGGACTGAATATATGGTGCGTTCCAGTCACTTAGCATTTTTCGTGTTTTCGACATACTTATCCTCTCTATTTAATTTATAATGTACATAATCTTTGTATATTATTATCAGTCCCCTTGATTCATTCTAATTTAAAGGGGCAAAACCACTGTGGTTTTTGCCCCTGAATGACTTTATTCTTAAAATAACAAATTTAGCCTGCCGCACAAAATCAGCCTACTCTCGTACCGTTGGGTACAAACTTTTCAGGCTGTGCTAAAACTGGAGTAATTCCGTCTGCGTATCCTATGTCAAACAACATACCTTCAGATACCTGCCCAAACATCTTCCTTGGTTCTAAGTTCACAACAAATAAAGCTTGCTTTCCCTCTACTTCTTTAACATTTGCTCGTTCCTTCTTCATGCCTACTAATATTCTTCTTGTGAAATCCCCAAAATCTACTAGCAGACTGACCATTTTATCAGACTTGGCTATGTCTTCAACTGAAACAATTGTTCCAACGCGTATATCAATTTTTTCAAGTAAATCT carries:
- a CDS encoding putative immunity protein, producing the protein MSKTRKMLSDWNAPYIQSIVKITETQSKVTLATWVLDYAEQILVPMFRKYYPDDMRPQNAISAARKWLAGEIKFPLAKAAILQCHGAAREAEENPGAQAAARAIGQSASTIHAAGHCMGLPLYGALAIAYDTLGTDAPWDKLEECAGDECGRMLDALNAIAVENEPNPVKINWKC
- a CDS encoding tRNA-binding protein — translated: MAANIKPTIDIDLLEKIDIRVGTIVSVEDIAKSDKMVSLLVDFGDFTRRILVGMKKERANVKEVEGKQALFVVNLEPRKMFGQVSEGMLFDIGYADGITPVLAQPEKFVPNGTRVG